In Natrinema amylolyticum, the following are encoded in one genomic region:
- a CDS encoding energy-coupling factor ABC transporter ATP-binding protein, giving the protein MIEFQSVSHSFDDVPVLEDVSLSIDDGEFVLLAGANGSGKTTLLRHCNGLLTPDSGVVRVNGTPVEDDLIAARSSVGMVFQHPRDQFVSATVGADVAFGPENLGLERDEIDRRVAAALEAVNMTGRDDDRIDALSGGEQSRVAIAGTLAMEPTHLVLDEPFTGLDEPARRSVLERLEALAADGTGVLLATHDLRDVCGLADRVIAMRDGRVAIDGPPEDALGALEGLKVRVPGR; this is encoded by the coding sequence ATGATCGAGTTTCAGTCAGTTTCCCACTCGTTCGACGACGTTCCCGTCCTCGAGGACGTCTCGCTGTCGATCGACGACGGCGAGTTCGTCCTGCTGGCGGGGGCCAACGGCAGCGGGAAGACGACGCTGCTGCGCCACTGCAACGGCCTGCTGACCCCCGATTCCGGGGTGGTTCGTGTCAACGGCACGCCCGTCGAAGACGATCTGATCGCCGCCCGCTCGAGCGTCGGCATGGTCTTCCAGCACCCACGGGACCAGTTCGTCTCGGCGACCGTAGGCGCGGACGTCGCCTTCGGTCCCGAGAACCTCGGCCTCGAGCGCGACGAGATCGATCGCCGCGTCGCGGCCGCGCTCGAGGCGGTGAACATGACCGGCCGAGACGACGACCGGATCGACGCCCTCTCGGGCGGCGAGCAGTCCCGCGTCGCGATCGCGGGCACGCTCGCGATGGAGCCGACCCACCTCGTCCTCGACGAACCCTTCACCGGGCTCGACGAACCGGCCCGACGCTCGGTCCTCGAGCGACTCGAAGCGCTGGCGGCCGACGGCACCGGCGTCTTGCTCGCGACCCACGACCTCAGAGACGTCTGCGGGCTCGCCGATCGCGTGATCGCCATGCGCGACGGCCGCGTCGCCATCGACGGACCGCCCGAGGACGCGCTGGGGGCACTCGAGGGCCTCAAGGTGCGGGTTCCCGGCCGATGA
- a CDS encoding biotin transporter BioY encodes MATDQNSVERVDDEVVRSFARAAVLAALMGAAAVVGSIPIPFSPVPVSLGVLVIYLMGLYLGPVWGPVSAGLYLTAGAVGLPVFATGTSGIGVLVGDSAGYLWAYPIAAFVIGALVHGRGNLENPTKTSTPVLAAVLLAALVIIYALGTTWLGYVLELGTIEAVQLAVVPFIPGDLLKIAAAIAIVKSGRIDPT; translated from the coding sequence ATGGCAACAGATCAGAATTCGGTCGAACGCGTCGACGACGAGGTCGTCCGGTCGTTCGCGCGGGCGGCTGTTCTCGCAGCGCTGATGGGCGCGGCCGCCGTCGTGGGATCGATTCCGATCCCGTTCTCGCCAGTACCGGTGTCGTTGGGGGTCCTCGTCATCTACCTCATGGGGCTCTACCTCGGCCCGGTCTGGGGACCGGTCTCAGCCGGGCTCTACCTGACCGCAGGGGCCGTCGGACTCCCGGTATTCGCCACCGGTACGAGCGGGATCGGCGTTCTCGTCGGTGACAGCGCGGGATACCTCTGGGCGTACCCGATCGCCGCGTTCGTCATCGGGGCCCTGGTCCACGGCCGCGGGAACCTCGAGAACCCGACCAAGACCTCGACCCCGGTCCTCGCCGCGGTGTTACTCGCGGCGCTCGTCATCATCTACGCGCTCGGGACGACTTGGCTCGGATACGTTCTCGAGCTCGGCACGATCGAAGCCGTCCAACTCGCCGTCGTTCCGTTTATCCCGGGCGACCTGCTCAAGATCGCCGCCGCGATCGCGATCGTCAAAAGCGGCCGCATCGATCCAACGTGA